The sequence GCCACAACTAACTGAGTTCATAGCATACGAACACCTCAGGCTAAGTTGTTAGCAATGCATTTTgagtttaaatttaaaataaatatttgttgatGTTTGTTACTAAGGAGTAGTGCTACCAGAAAATAATTCAGTTGTGATTTCACTTTCACCGCTGTCACTCTGAGTTTTTGTTCTTACACAGTGTCAGACTCTTTAGTTGTGGTCAAGGTTTTGACTTCGTCCACAGCCGAGTTGAAGTTCTTGATATTCTCTGAGGAGTAAAGGCCAGCTGGGTTGTTGTACTGGTTGGTCACGACCTTTGAACCAAAACCCGAGAATGGTAGGGCACTCCTGTTGTGGGCGGAGcctatttgtttcatttcctgCCAAAGACAGAATAAAGCTTTGAGTGAAATTGACCAAGAGAAGTTTGTCAAACAaagttatctttttttttttttttaagacaacaCAGCAAAGTATTCACATTTCAAGCATCCATTAGGGATATTACACAACAAACAGCAAGCTGAGTCACAAAAGTCAAGCAGGTCACGTCATAAAAAGAGTGGCAAGGCATCCAAGTGACAAATTGCATACTGGCATTCAACACGCGTGTTTGTGACAACAAAGTAACTGAACAGGGTGGCCTGCGACACATCCTACTGGCCTTTGCTTTCCACTCAGTCGGCAGGAACCGAGTCTTGCGTCATAGCTTGGCAGATAAACTACTGTCGTCAAGGGAACCTCCTGTTGGGAAGTAAACAATGACTTCATCGTGGGCTGGCAGGGTGCGGCCAGGAAAACGTTCAGACTCGCACAAGGCTGGACGACTACCGGTAAGTTGAATGTGATCGTTTCCCTCGAAATGACAGAGAGCAAGTCGCTATGCAAGTTCCCGTTTAGATGTTGAGTCTGCAGACACGTACCCGTGGCTCTGATGCAAGATTCATCTTGTAGGGATGCGACTTTCCTTCTTCTGATGACAGTGGCgaccacattttattttctgatcTGAAACATAAGGGGAAAAATGTTTCTCAGTAGTCATCTGCCCATATACGTTTTGGCTTGACTTttaacatttaatatttttttatttgagacATATTTAAGATACAAGCAAGCCTGAATCGAGAAATGCACAGCTTCAGTCACCATAGTACCACATTGTGTACCGGAACAGATGCGGTGTAATCAAGATGAAGTGGCAGATTATTAGGCAGAGAAGGCCCCCAACTAATCTGTATTCATTAATAATTCCCACAAAACAGAGCAAATAGATTATTCTGTCAATACTGATGTACAGTATGCTTTGTTTGGATGTGGAGCAGTTGTCGAGCGGTTTATAATCTAGATTAATTTTGTTTAGCCAGTCTATGGCTGCTCTCAcagtatgttagcattaaacaGAATTCGATGGGACAAAATTCCATGTTTGCGTTGAGTATGTAAATATCTCATCTTCTATACTGCTTATCGTCACCAAATACAGAACAATGTTCAATTCAGCATcagttttacaaaaaaaaaaaaaaatttgtaatgaCAAAAGACAGCTTAAAACAAGCCTGCTTTATCTCTTGTTTGCAGACTTGTGCAATCAGGAAAGTGAGGACAGTGCATTCAAAATGAAcagtacaataaaaaaaatgtctatcGTCTCTATACTGTAGGTTTTCACCTACTGTGGGTGAGTCAGAATCATAAACTTAAACCAAGGTTCACCAAACTGCTATAAAAGTCTAATGAGAGATGATTTAACACAGACTGGATAAAATAATCCTATAAAATTGTAAAGTGTGTCATGGCCTTAACACCTGGTTTGGTGGTTGGCTGTCCTTCTTGTAAGTATTCATAACGTGTAATCATCTGGATGATCTCTTACCTGTCTATAGAAAGTACCATCTCCTGTATGCACCccttaattttgttttgagctTCCAAGTGAGTCATGTTGTCGGTAGCTTCACCATCAATAGCTAAGATCACATCGCCGACACAAACGTCGGCCTCGGCTGCTTTGCTTCCAGATGTCACCTGCATTAAAGAGACAagtattgggaaaaaaaattagaataaaaaaaaatatatatatatatattttttaagtttAATTCCAGCGCAGACTTTTACATGAATCACTTCTACTTGGAATAACTGACATTCACCCACTAACCTGAAATGCGTGTTATTGTTTacagaacacacacagacaggcaGAGCTGCTTGGGGCCAGACACTATTGAAAATAAAGCCCTAAAGACAAGAAACTCTGGCACAGCTCAGGAATTTGTAATCAAGTTTAATGGGTGGGGAGGACAGAGCTTTgagacacaaaaataacagcCGCCAATCTAGTCAAATCAACATACTGCATTCACACTCATTACCCAGCCAAATGCTCTATTTAACTGGCAGTCAAATATTTCTAAAATGTTCATTATTGCAGTTGTAGTTTGTAGGGATATAGAAGTTTACTGAATCTTTTTGTGAAcagtttctaatattttggttatCAATTTGCAAATCAGAGGGGGTCTCAGGGCAGTCCGTGAGGCGTTCACGGACCCctgaacagatttttttttctactcaaCTAAGGTTAAGCATACTATTTGGACCCTAATTTAGTTCAGACTTTCATGTTTACAGCTACATACATCAAGACAAAACCATAgttccaaataaaaacacaactgcTTGCAGAACttgttaattttttgtttAAGTAACATTATACAAAATACATGCGTTTAGCTAGATGCTAAACAATTGCAAATAAGACAATCAATTCAACATTTACGACACGTCACCACAGGCAACTGGTTATAAGTAATCTAGTTGAGCAAGTTAGTTAAGTGCTCTCCAGTCCACTCGGGACAAACCCAGGTGTGCTTCACGCGATTTGTGATTATTAGTTCCACATCCAGACTTACCCGAGAAATAGTCAGCGGCTGCTCGAAGTCTTTTCCTCCGACCAGCCGGAACCCCCACGGCCCAGGACCCTGCACTACCACCCGCATAGGCATAACTAAAGTTACGTGGCGTACAAACGACTCCCGATGTGTTCGAAGTAGCTGTCACTCGCTCCAGTCGCTCATGCGAATGACCTGAAAGGTGATCAATGGCCAGGAGGCCTGCAGGAATTAAAGGGGCGGGGCCGTGGCATTAGAGGGGCGGGGCCTCAGGTTAGTGGAACGGCAAGGTTCAGGAAGCCGCTCAGGGAAGAGTCGAGGATCGTCTATTACAAACAGCATGTGGCTCGCTACTAAAAATGAAGAGTAAATTCAGCTGCCACGTGATGCCAGTATGCCGGCAAACCCGGTTTATTCAatagcacattttaaaatatcaaatgatTCAAGTTACAAGAACCTtcgatttttttctctcccatcAAATAAGTCAACTTGCTGCACTGAAACGCATGCAAAAATACATCAGATACGTAATGGAAATATTAAATAGTAGCTAAGAGCATATATaacttttgcttttaattttttttgcatgcactTTCATCACCCTTGACTGAAATTGTAAACTTGAATTTGAAGGCGCGTATGGAGTAAAGATATTCAAGAGTGACCCTCCTACATAATAAACGATCGCAGACATTTGCCCGTGGGTTCCGTCACTCCTGTTCCATGCAAGTTTACCATTTATGGAAGAGCTTTAATCCCAGCATGTGGAATGTGCCGCTCCCAAATCTTGAATTCCTTCCAAAATTTCAAGTGGAGTGAGAAAGCTACGAACAAAGCGAAAGTACCCAACTTGTATGTGAACCTGGAAAGTGTCAAATGTATacactgaataaaaaataaataaaacctgaCATTAATGCGAGTCACAGCTAGCAGTGTAAagcatctttattttattatggtCAATGTAACAACACTGCAAAttgaagcaaacaaaccaaacttgCAGGTTGAGTGTCGCAAACAAATTCAACCGTTAACATAATCAGTGAAATCACTATGTCACACTTTTGATACTTGCACAGTAATTAACAAGATCTCCGAGATCCCACTGCAGACTAAAACTACATGTGGAAAGCTTTTGAACAGAAATGACATGTATTTCAGACACTCATAAATGACAATGAGGCACAATTTTGCATCAAACGTAAGGCATAATGAGCTCACAAATGGCAGCGTAATGTTCATAAGCATCAAACTTCCTGTGCTCAGTAATGTTCCACACTGTGGCAAAATCCTTCAGATAGATAAAACGCTGCATGTGACTGAAAGCTCCATCCGCTGCTCTCGTCATATGCAATCTATTTCTtattttacatatttacaatCCTTCTTAGTTGTGTTAACCCCAGATGACCTTTCAACATTGTTTGCATACACTGCATCACATTCAAATATCGTACATTCATACATCCTGTGATGTGCTAAGGCGCCCGCCATGACACAAGcaatttattgtgtgttaaaaaGAGAGCTGCGAGTCAGCTGTCTGAcaagtaaacaaataaaatacgaGGAGCTGAAATGACGTGacaacgtaaaaaaaaaaacagtttggcCAGCAGCACAGAATAAAACATGCTTTTGTGAGGTGACAAAATACCAGAACATTCTCTACGTACTAAAACAGGCACACTCGTAATACATTGTAGTCGTTGTGATGACGGTCAGGaagaaacactttttttttttttttgcctcaagaAGCACACATCAATGAGGACAAAGTGCAGATTGCTACAGGGTGCTGTTAAATATGCAATCAAACCATATTGTGTGACACTCATCACTGCACAAAATAGA is a genomic window of Syngnathus acus chromosome 15, fSynAcu1.2, whole genome shotgun sequence containing:
- the pdlim1 gene encoding PDZ and LIM domain protein 1, which codes for MPMRVVVQGPGPWGFRLVGGKDFEQPLTISRVTSGSKAAEADVCVGDVILAIDGEATDNMTHLEAQNKIKGCIQEMVLSIDRSENKMWSPLSSEEGKSHPYKMNLASEPREMKQIGSAHNRSALPFSGFGSKVVTNQYNNPAGLYSSENIKNFNSAVDEVKTLTTTKESDTVPADPSKSSKRPPVAADSEVYKMLQENQESDEPPRQSASFKVLQEILETGNSDKPSGFRSVKAPTTKIGSSIGNAEKLPICDKCGSGVVGMLVKLRDKFRHPECYTCTDCDVNLKQKGHFFVDDQIYCEKHARERTTPPEGYDVVTVFPK